The following proteins come from a genomic window of Deinococcota bacterium:
- the ade gene encoding adenine deaminase: MAPTKAPARYRPAAVTGKLVDLFAGRVYPARLELASGRIARIEPASEAEHYLIPGFVDAHVHIESSMLVPSEFARLAVRHGTVATVSDPHEIANVLGVAGVRYMLEQAEGLPFKVAFGAPPCVPATSFETAGATLDALAVGELLGDPRVKYLSEVMNYPGVVAGEVALLAKLSAARALGKPVDGHAPGVRGETLRRYAAAGIGSDHECSTRLEAEEKLALGLKVLIREGSAAKNFAALHPLLREHADRMMFCSDDLHPDDLLEGHIDKLVRRGLAAGHDLMTLLRVASRNPVEHYGLDVGLLREGDPADFLVVKDLAGLEVLETYVGGQRVAQRGESLMPRRPARIVNRFEARPQAAAAFAVEARPGRLRVIEARDGQLVTGERLMNPSLSGGLAVADPARDLLKLAVVNRYEQAPPAVAFVHGFGLRRGALASSVAHDSHNVVAVGVTDEAISRAVNLVIAARGGLSFVAEEEEGLLPLPVAGLMSDGEAESVARHYARLDEAARGLGSSLRAPYMTLSFMALLVIPALKLSDEGLFDGEKFAFTDLFVL; encoded by the coding sequence ATGGCCCCCACTAAGGCCCCGGCCCGCTACCGCCCCGCCGCCGTGACGGGCAAGCTCGTGGACCTCTTCGCGGGGCGCGTCTATCCCGCCCGGCTCGAGCTCGCCAGCGGCCGCATCGCCCGCATCGAACCCGCCAGCGAGGCCGAGCATTACCTCATCCCCGGCTTCGTCGACGCCCATGTCCACATCGAGAGCTCGATGCTGGTGCCGTCCGAGTTCGCGCGCTTGGCGGTCCGGCACGGCACCGTGGCGACGGTGAGCGACCCGCACGAGATAGCCAACGTGCTCGGCGTCGCGGGCGTGCGCTACATGCTCGAGCAGGCCGAGGGTCTGCCCTTCAAGGTCGCCTTTGGCGCGCCGCCCTGCGTGCCCGCCACGTCCTTCGAGACGGCCGGGGCGACGCTGGACGCGCTAGCCGTCGGGGAGCTCCTGGGCGACCCGCGGGTGAAGTACCTGAGCGAGGTCATGAACTACCCTGGCGTGGTCGCGGGCGAGGTGGCGCTGCTCGCCAAGCTCTCGGCGGCTCGAGCCCTCGGCAAACCCGTGGACGGCCACGCCCCCGGCGTGCGCGGCGAGACCTTGAGGCGCTACGCGGCGGCGGGCATCGGCAGCGACCACGAGTGCTCTACCCGTCTGGAGGCCGAGGAGAAGCTGGCCCTCGGCCTCAAGGTGCTCATCCGCGAGGGCTCGGCGGCCAAGAACTTCGCGGCGCTCCACCCGCTCCTGCGCGAACACGCCGACAGGATGATGTTCTGCAGCGACGACCTGCATCCCGACGACCTCTTGGAGGGCCATATCGACAAGCTGGTGCGGCGCGGCCTGGCGGCGGGCCACGACCTCATGACGCTGTTGCGGGTGGCCTCCCGCAACCCCGTCGAGCACTACGGGCTGGACGTGGGCCTCTTGCGCGAGGGCGACCCCGCCGACTTTCTGGTGGTTAAGGACCTCGCAGGGCTCGAGGTGCTCGAGACCTACGTGGGCGGGCAGCGCGTGGCCCAGCGCGGGGAGAGCCTGATGCCCCGCCGCCCCGCCAGAATCGTCAACCGCTTCGAGGCTCGCCCCCAGGCCGCGGCCGCCTTCGCGGTCGAGGCGCGACCCGGCCGGCTCCGCGTCATCGAGGCGCGAGACGGCCAGCTCGTCACGGGAGAGCGCCTGATGAACCCTTCGCTCTCAGGCGGTCTGGCGGTCGCCGACCCGGCCCGTGACCTGCTCAAGCTCGCGGTGGTCAACCGCTACGAGCAGGCGCCGCCCGCCGTGGCCTTTGTCCACGGTTTTGGCCTGCGGCGCGGCGCCCTGGCCTCATCGGTCGCCCACGACTCGCACAACGTCGTCGCCGTCGGCGTTACCGACGAGGCGATAAGCCGGGCGGTCAACCTGGTGATAGCGGCCCGCGGCGGCCTCTCCTTCGTAGCTGAGGAAGAGGAGGGGCTGCTGCCCCTGCCGGTCGCCGGACTGATGTCGGACGGCGAGGCCGAGAGCGTGGCGCGTCATTACGCCCGCCTGGACGAGGCGGCAAGGGGGCTCGGCTCGAGCCTGCGCGC